A DNA window from Halorubrum sp. DM2 contains the following coding sequences:
- a CDS encoding adenylate kinase codes for MSVTLVSGVNGVGLSSVCQAVRRGLGDGYKLINFGDAMLEQAAAMGITTERAQLGTLSQTETRRLQRRAGEFVAREAATTNVILSTHLAVETLDGYVQGLPVEVLHDVSPDAFVLVEAEPETILERRRESDRDLDGVTERKIDFEQDLNRSAALQYARDQNAPVQFIENEGELEDAAERLADAL; via the coding sequence ATGTCCGTCACGCTCGTTTCGGGGGTCAACGGCGTCGGTCTCTCCAGCGTCTGTCAGGCGGTCAGGCGCGGACTCGGGGACGGGTACAAGCTGATCAACTTCGGCGACGCGATGCTCGAACAGGCGGCGGCGATGGGGATCACGACCGAGCGGGCCCAACTCGGCACGCTCTCGCAGACCGAAACCCGCCGCCTCCAGCGTCGCGCGGGCGAGTTCGTCGCCAGAGAGGCGGCGACGACGAACGTTATCCTCTCGACGCACCTCGCGGTCGAAACCCTAGACGGCTACGTCCAAGGGCTCCCCGTCGAAGTGCTCCACGACGTCTCGCCGGACGCGTTCGTCCTCGTCGAGGCGGAGCCGGAGACGATTCTCGAACGCCGGCGCGAGAGCGACCGCGACCTCGACGGAGTCACGGAACGGAAGATCGACTTCGAACAGGATCTCAACCGGTCGGCGGCGCTCCAGTATGCGAGAGACCAGAACGCGCCCGTTCAGTTCATCGAGAACGAGGGCGAGCTCGAAGATGCGGCCGAGCGGTTGGCGGACGCGCTCTGA
- a CDS encoding MarR family transcriptional regulator, with product MRTLPKEFHDEFEQKGDTFFKIAELLYRNPDRPFTQEELAERMDCSTTTVSNHITKMEDSEWLNRRKNQTVFAWNKDVHNPASTEGTTALRNFYADVWGIVKKHSETVPGTFALIGATMILAALVVFAFYIGFSLSITQESEIPAIIYATIALGSFLTGLLVSFLSPIQAKINSLVWRYLPVEKLQRD from the coding sequence ATGAGAACACTTCCAAAGGAATTCCACGATGAGTTTGAGCAGAAGGGAGATACTTTCTTTAAAATCGCAGAACTGCTATATCGCAATCCTGATCGACCATTTACACAAGAAGAACTGGCCGAAAGAATGGATTGTTCAACTACAACGGTCAGTAACCATATTACCAAGATGGAAGACTCAGAATGGCTTAACCGTCGCAAAAACCAGACGGTCTTTGCTTGGAATAAAGATGTACACAATCCTGCCAGTACGGAAGGAACAACTGCGCTTAGAAACTTCTACGCTGATGTGTGGGGTATTGTGAAAAAGCACTCTGAGACGGTACCTGGAACCTTTGCGCTGATCGGAGCTACGATGATTCTCGCCGCGTTGGTTGTCTTCGCCTTCTACATTGGATTCTCATTGAGCATCACTCAAGAGTCAGAAATTCCAGCGATAATTTATGCTACAATCGCACTGGGTTCATTTCTGACAGGACTTCTTGTCTCCTTCTTATCGCCTATACAGGCCAAAATAAACAGTCTTGTATGGCGGTACCTGCCAGTCGAAAAATTACAAAGGGATTAG
- a CDS encoding DEAD/DEAH box helicase family protein, whose amino-acid sequence MTDDTGDPAGSDDEVSADADDPDNSDDAPADLSLDRFHEALEAEERPVATASEVARRLGTTQAATRDALGALVDRGDVDRLDVESDPVVFYPRDWGALASRERVVVFPKRREIVVDRPTQYTRARLSQFANLVDTTGTEPGTRGYLYQIRQEDVWAAPFDDADALVGALRSVLPRRFEHLEEWVRDQWRRAHRFRLYTHADGYVVLEAASENLMGNVADQHLDDDHLRAPISDTEAWVNEGAVAAVKRALYDAGYPVEDDRDLETGDPVEIDLTTDLRDYQQTWVETFLDRKSGVYVGPPGSGKTVAAIATIAAVGGETLILVPSRELAGQWRDELLEHSTVDPADIGLYHGGTKEIRPVTIATYQIAGMDRHRSLFDSREWGLICFDEAHHITAPVYSRTAELQSKHRLGLSATPVSETGSEEEIYTLIGGPIGADWDSLFEAGFVQEPEVEIRYVPWRDELAQSEYAAADGRERRRVAAENPAKIEEIRYLLAAHRDKKALVFVEYLDHGDAIADALGAPFISGETPHHERAELFRRFRADGEAGGSRGDETDDESLDVLVVSRVGDEGIDLPNAELAVVASGLGGSRRQGSQRAGRTMRPTGSALVYVLATRGSSEEEFAQRQMRHLGRKGVRVRETNVAE is encoded by the coding sequence ATGACCGACGACACCGGCGATCCCGCCGGATCCGACGACGAGGTCTCGGCCGACGCCGACGACCCCGACAACTCCGACGACGCGCCCGCGGACCTCTCGCTCGACCGCTTCCACGAGGCGCTCGAAGCCGAGGAGCGTCCGGTCGCGACCGCGAGCGAGGTGGCGCGGCGGCTCGGGACCACGCAGGCGGCGACCCGCGACGCGCTCGGCGCGCTCGTCGACCGCGGCGACGTGGACCGTCTCGACGTCGAAAGCGACCCGGTCGTCTTCTACCCGCGCGACTGGGGCGCGCTGGCGAGCCGCGAGCGCGTCGTCGTGTTTCCGAAGCGCCGCGAGATCGTCGTCGACCGGCCGACCCAGTACACTCGCGCGCGGCTCTCGCAGTTCGCGAACCTCGTCGACACCACCGGCACCGAGCCGGGGACCCGCGGCTACCTCTATCAGATTAGACAGGAGGACGTGTGGGCCGCGCCGTTCGACGACGCCGACGCGCTCGTGGGCGCGCTGCGGTCGGTGCTGCCGCGTCGGTTCGAGCACCTCGAAGAGTGGGTCCGCGACCAGTGGCGGCGCGCGCACCGCTTCCGGCTGTACACCCACGCGGACGGCTACGTCGTCCTCGAAGCCGCCTCCGAGAACCTGATGGGGAACGTCGCCGACCAACACCTCGACGACGACCACCTCCGCGCGCCCATCTCCGACACCGAGGCGTGGGTCAACGAGGGCGCGGTCGCCGCGGTCAAGCGCGCGCTCTACGACGCCGGCTACCCGGTCGAGGACGACCGCGACCTGGAGACCGGCGACCCCGTGGAGATCGACCTCACGACCGACCTCCGCGACTACCAGCAGACGTGGGTGGAGACGTTCCTCGACCGCAAGTCCGGCGTGTACGTCGGGCCGCCCGGATCCGGGAAGACCGTCGCCGCGATCGCAACGATCGCCGCGGTCGGCGGCGAGACGCTGATACTGGTCCCCTCCCGCGAGCTCGCCGGCCAGTGGCGCGATGAGCTCTTGGAGCACTCCACGGTCGACCCCGCCGACATCGGACTGTACCACGGCGGAACGAAGGAGATCCGACCCGTCACGATCGCCACCTACCAGATCGCCGGGATGGACCGCCACCGGAGCCTCTTCGACTCCCGCGAGTGGGGGCTGATCTGCTTCGACGAGGCGCACCACATCACCGCCCCTGTCTACTCCCGCACCGCCGAGCTACAGAGCAAACACCGGCTCGGCCTCTCGGCGACGCCGGTCAGCGAGACCGGCAGCGAAGAGGAGATCTACACCCTGATCGGCGGACCGATCGGGGCCGACTGGGACTCGCTGTTCGAGGCCGGCTTTGTCCAGGAGCCGGAGGTGGAGATCCGGTACGTCCCGTGGCGAGACGAGCTGGCGCAAAGCGAGTATGCGGCCGCTGACGGCCGGGAGCGCAGACGCGTCGCGGCCGAGAACCCCGCGAAGATCGAGGAGATCCGCTACCTGCTCGCCGCCCACCGGGACAAGAAGGCGCTCGTCTTCGTCGAGTATCTCGACCACGGCGACGCCATCGCGGACGCGCTCGGCGCGCCGTTCATCAGCGGTGAGACGCCTCATCACGAGCGCGCCGAACTGTTCCGGCGGTTCCGGGCCGACGGCGAGGCGGGCGGTTCTCGCGGGGACGAGACCGACGACGAGTCGCTCGACGTCCTCGTCGTCTCCCGGGTCGGCGACGAGGGGATCGACCTCCCGAACGCCGAACTCGCGGTCGTCGCGAGCGGGCTCGGCGGCTCCCGCCGGCAGGGGTCACAGCGCGCGGGCCGGACGATGCGGCCGACCGGCTCCGCGCTCGTCTACGTCCTCGCGACGCGCGGGTCGAGCGAGGAGGAGTTCGCGCAGCGGCAGATGCGCCACCTCGGCCGGAAGGGCGTCCGCGTCCGCGAGACGAACGTCGCGGAGTAG
- a CDS encoding PQQ-binding-like beta-propeller repeat protein: protein MKPSSSGAAASGDSQGTETARNVAETAGHAAGVRRRSVLAAGAAGVFTGLSGCLGDGDRSLPSTPSGSWPQHMRDGANTAATAATAPSRGNLAWTSDAFTRWPPVAVDDEVYIGNVDPNPGPKIVALDATDGSERWRVDIEEASHYTSAVVGEYLVAAFGDRVVALDRESGDREWSATVTGTVSRTELTAVPAASLVLVPRRSGTEGGLTALDAATGEKRWAEPLADPVIDPPAVRGEGVFVATDSALYRLDIADGSEVWRRSVGSVALGPSATAAGLLVAADGDLAVRDPDTGDRIRVLDEYGGEAHGVAVADGTAYWLTDEHLSAVAVADGTEEWRLDAEGCQEGLCVGQETVVAPVKYEKFDLEVAWPTVAAFDRDTGDVRWYYHIDGFDVTFTTPPVLVDGAVYVTANTIDAVGALGDVPQSEESGLF, encoded by the coding sequence ATGAAGCCCTCCAGCAGCGGCGCGGCGGCGTCCGGTGACTCGCAGGGGACGGAGACGGCACGGAACGTGGCGGAGACGGCAGGACACGCGGCGGGCGTGAGGCGGCGATCGGTCCTGGCGGCCGGTGCCGCCGGCGTGTTCACCGGACTCAGCGGTTGTCTCGGCGACGGTGACCGGTCGCTCCCGTCGACGCCCTCCGGGTCGTGGCCGCAGCACATGCGCGACGGGGCGAACACGGCGGCGACGGCGGCGACCGCCCCGTCGCGCGGGAACCTCGCGTGGACCTCGGACGCGTTCACGCGGTGGCCGCCCGTCGCGGTCGACGACGAGGTGTACATCGGGAACGTCGACCCGAACCCCGGTCCGAAAATCGTCGCGCTCGATGCGACGGACGGCTCCGAGCGCTGGCGCGTCGACATCGAGGAGGCGAGCCACTACACTTCCGCCGTCGTCGGGGAGTACCTCGTCGCCGCGTTCGGGGACCGAGTCGTCGCCCTCGACCGCGAGTCCGGCGATCGAGAGTGGAGCGCGACGGTGACCGGGACCGTCTCCCGCACCGAGTTAACCGCCGTCCCCGCGGCGTCGCTCGTCTTGGTCCCTCGCAGGTCCGGGACGGAGGGCGGTCTCACCGCGCTCGACGCAGCGACCGGGGAAAAGCGGTGGGCCGAACCGCTCGCGGACCCCGTCATCGACCCGCCCGCGGTCCGGGGGGAAGGGGTGTTCGTCGCCACTGACTCGGCGCTGTACCGGCTCGATATCGCGGACGGAAGCGAAGTGTGGCGTCGGAGCGTCGGGAGCGTCGCGCTCGGGCCCAGCGCGACCGCCGCGGGACTCCTCGTCGCCGCCGACGGCGACCTCGCGGTCCGGGACCCCGACACCGGAGACCGAATCCGAGTACTCGACGAGTACGGCGGCGAGGCCCACGGCGTCGCGGTCGCCGACGGGACCGCGTACTGGCTGACCGACGAGCACCTCTCCGCGGTCGCAGTTGCGGACGGGACCGAAGAGTGGCGTCTCGACGCCGAGGGCTGTCAGGAGGGGCTCTGCGTCGGTCAGGAGACCGTCGTCGCTCCGGTCAAGTACGAGAAGTTCGACCTGGAGGTCGCTTGGCCCACGGTCGCCGCGTTCGACCGCGACACCGGGGACGTGCGCTGGTATTATCACATCGACGGGTTCGACGTGACGTTCACGACGCCGCCTGTGCTCGTCGACGGCGCGGTGTACGTCACCGCCAACACCATCGACGCCGTCGGTGCGCTCGGAGACGTCCCGCAGTCCGAGGAGTCTGGACTCTTCTGA
- a CDS encoding thiamine pyrophosphate-binding protein, with translation MDADDPANRDDEVDSDRDEPADDDPTVAEAVVDAMLDRGVDTVFGIPGKQTLPLNRALADRDARFVVARHETAVPHQAWGYAETSEQGGMAATCVVPGPGDTNAMNGLKNALNDCVPLLHLAVETERSVRGGDGIHETPPETYDTVVKENVTVDSPSGAVPAVAEAIRAAREHPQGPVRVGIPKDVLASRTPQPAVGDRDPSPPPTPPADAVRETADLLADASSPVVLAGGGVRRSGASDALRAVAERLDAPVVTTYKGKGTLPETHPLSAGVLCGGASADLRDLLADADLGLVVGSDLDAVATASWSVSMPETLVHVTLDGDDVGFGYETDRGVVADADRFLRALDERLGDRDPSPDRSGAERAESVRAADRERFAALSEPGGGDAPEDRPLRSVEVLSAVRDTVPEEAVVTADAGGFRLWTLVSFPAFGPRSYVNPGSWATMGTGLPSAIGAKLANPDRDVVALTGDGGLMMCVHELHTLASEGIDVTVVALNNDDYAIISEEASRSYDFPEGSYGWGETGLDLVAVASGMGLPAERVRERDAVGDAVERARTRDGPALVEVVTDPAEPQASEWMTGPRPGQ, from the coding sequence ATGGACGCGGACGACCCCGCCAACCGCGACGACGAGGTCGACAGCGATCGCGACGAACCCGCCGACGACGATCCGACCGTCGCCGAGGCGGTCGTCGACGCCATGCTCGACCGCGGCGTGGACACCGTCTTCGGTATCCCCGGGAAACAGACCCTCCCGCTGAACCGGGCGCTTGCCGACCGCGACGCGCGGTTCGTCGTCGCCCGCCACGAGACCGCCGTCCCCCATCAGGCGTGGGGGTACGCCGAGACGAGCGAGCAGGGCGGGATGGCGGCCACCTGCGTCGTCCCCGGACCGGGCGACACGAACGCGATGAACGGGCTGAAGAACGCCCTGAACGACTGCGTCCCGCTGCTCCACCTCGCCGTCGAAACGGAGCGCTCGGTGCGCGGCGGCGACGGGATCCACGAGACGCCGCCGGAGACGTACGACACCGTCGTCAAGGAGAACGTCACCGTCGACTCGCCGTCGGGCGCGGTGCCGGCCGTCGCCGAGGCGATCCGCGCCGCCCGGGAACACCCGCAGGGACCGGTCCGCGTCGGGATCCCGAAGGACGTCCTCGCGAGCCGGACGCCCCAGCCGGCGGTCGGCGACCGCGACCCGTCGCCCCCGCCGACGCCGCCCGCCGACGCGGTGCGCGAGACCGCGGACCTGCTCGCCGATGCGTCGTCGCCCGTCGTCCTCGCCGGCGGCGGCGTCAGGCGCTCGGGCGCGAGCGACGCCCTCCGCGCGGTCGCCGAGCGACTGGACGCGCCGGTCGTGACGACGTATAAGGGGAAGGGGACGCTCCCGGAGACGCACCCACTGTCCGCCGGGGTCCTCTGTGGCGGCGCGAGCGCGGACCTCCGCGACCTCCTCGCGGACGCCGACCTCGGTCTCGTCGTCGGCTCCGACCTCGACGCGGTCGCGACCGCCTCGTGGTCCGTCTCGATGCCGGAGACGCTGGTCCACGTCACCCTCGACGGCGACGACGTGGGGTTCGGCTACGAGACCGACCGCGGCGTCGTCGCAGACGCCGACCGCTTCCTTCGCGCGCTCGACGAACGACTGGGAGACCGAGACCCGTCACCGGATCGCTCCGGCGCGGAGCGCGCGGAGTCCGTCCGCGCCGCCGACCGCGAGCGGTTCGCGGCGCTGTCGGAGCCGGGCGGCGGCGACGCCCCCGAGGACCGTCCCCTCCGCTCCGTCGAGGTGCTCTCCGCCGTGCGCGACACGGTCCCCGAGGAGGCGGTCGTCACCGCCGACGCGGGCGGGTTCCGGCTGTGGACGCTCGTCTCGTTCCCGGCCTTCGGGCCGCGGTCGTACGTCAACCCCGGCTCGTGGGCGACGATGGGCACCGGGCTCCCGTCGGCGATCGGTGCGAAGCTGGCGAACCCCGACCGCGACGTCGTCGCGCTCACCGGAGACGGCGGACTCATGATGTGCGTTCACGAGCTTCACACGCTGGCGAGCGAGGGGATAGACGTCACCGTCGTCGCGCTCAACAACGACGACTACGCGATCATCAGCGAGGAGGCGTCGCGCTCGTACGACTTCCCCGAGGGGAGCTACGGCTGGGGGGAGACCGGCCTCGATCTCGTCGCGGTCGCGTCGGGGATGGGCCTGCCGGCGGAGCGCGTCCGCGAGCGCGACGCGGTCGGGGACGCCGTCGAGCGCGCTCGCACCCGGGACGGCCCGGCGCTCGTCGAGGTCGTCACCGATCCGGCCGAGCCGCAGGCGAGCGAGTGGATGACCGGGCCGCGTCCCGGCCAGTGA
- a CDS encoding Gfo/Idh/MocA family oxidoreductase, producing the protein MTHPNDVAVGVVGLGGIGSHHATKLTERGATLVGGMDVDAEARARFHEEFGVPAYEDETDLFDDCDAVFVTTPNRFHEEYATAALAAGLDVLVEKPLAHSLESAERVADAARDADGFCTVGFNNRFAEPVQVVKHYQDEGRFGETTHVEANYVRRRGVPGRGSWFTSAEVAGGGALIDIGVHAIDLALYFLDHPEVVEVTGQTRSEFGGRDDYAYVNMWGDDSGPEGFDVDDSASAFLRTADGSTVSLEVAWATNRPPTEEFVVRGTEAGATFDRGSDDLTIHEAAVGGGPHLSDTEVETREGDAHAAEQATFLEAVAAGEAPAINTVEEAVRVQRVIDAVYRSAERGEAVRLD; encoded by the coding sequence ATGACGCATCCGAACGACGTCGCCGTCGGGGTCGTCGGGCTCGGCGGCATCGGGTCCCACCACGCGACGAAGCTGACCGAGCGCGGCGCGACCCTCGTCGGCGGAATGGACGTCGACGCGGAGGCCCGAGCGCGCTTCCACGAGGAGTTCGGCGTTCCCGCCTACGAGGACGAGACCGACCTCTTCGATGACTGCGACGCCGTGTTCGTCACCACGCCGAACCGCTTCCACGAGGAGTACGCGACCGCGGCGCTCGCGGCCGGACTCGACGTGCTCGTCGAGAAGCCGCTGGCGCACTCGCTCGAAAGCGCCGAGCGGGTCGCCGACGCCGCCCGCGACGCCGACGGGTTCTGTACCGTCGGGTTCAACAACCGGTTCGCGGAGCCGGTCCAGGTCGTCAAACACTACCAAGACGAGGGGCGGTTCGGCGAGACCACCCACGTCGAGGCGAACTACGTGCGCCGGCGCGGCGTCCCCGGGCGGGGCTCGTGGTTCACGTCAGCGGAGGTCGCCGGCGGCGGCGCGCTCATCGACATCGGCGTCCACGCGATCGACTTAGCCCTCTACTTCCTCGATCACCCCGAGGTCGTCGAGGTCACCGGACAGACCCGCTCCGAGTTCGGCGGCCGCGACGACTACGCGTACGTCAACATGTGGGGCGACGACTCGGGTCCCGAGGGGTTCGACGTGGACGACTCGGCGTCGGCGTTCCTCCGTACCGCCGACGGCAGCACCGTCTCGCTGGAGGTCGCGTGGGCGACGAACCGACCCCCCACCGAGGAGTTCGTGGTCCGCGGCACCGAGGCGGGCGCGACGTTCGACCGCGGGAGCGACGACCTGACGATCCACGAGGCGGCGGTCGGCGGCGGCCCCCACCTCTCGGACACCGAGGTGGAGACGCGCGAGGGAGACGCCCACGCCGCCGAACAGGCGACGTTCCTCGAAGCCGTCGCCGCGGGCGAGGCCCCCGCGATCAACACCGTCGAGGAGGCGGTGCGAGTCCAGCGCGTCATCGACGCCGTCTACCGCTCCGCGGAGCGGGGCGAGGCCGTCCGGCTGGACTGA
- a CDS encoding S8 family serine peptidase — protein sequence MTDGQPRDGPVRGSADAERPRSRDRSVRLGVPFAVGLALAVGVVFVALAAGPGGVAAAGHAPDAATVGQTESPLDGANGTVELVVRFDPVDDPAALGATDGIPAAGANASATVADLRDHAAAERAAFESFAASRPGISVEREFWLANALLVSVDADRVTAADLRAVENVTRIHENVAVEPIKSSGSAQIDADPDGRATSGLRQIGAPTAWDRFDTRGAGATVAVVDTGVDPAHRDVDLAGWASFDGNGTLVSDDIADASDPDGHGTHVAGTVTGGNASGTHIGVAPAATLYGVDAFDENGSATFAAVVAAMEHATTTADADVLQLSLGANGTFPGFVGPVRNARATGTVVVAAVGNEGANASSSPANAYDAVAVGAVDADRNVPPFSGGGRIDSTAAFSAPPDDWPASYVVPDVSAPGVRVASAAAGTRNGYVFRQGTSMAAPHVSGVAALAVAATDGRVAAPTVEAALADTAVHPTNATAPDARYGHGVVDAPAAVEAAVEATPPPVEPTDSNETVEGSENGTDAGDGDTDGRAPGFGAVPALVAVVAVALAGRPTRRNR from the coding sequence ATGACTGACGGGCAGCCGCGGGACGGGCCGGTTCGGGGGTCGGCCGACGCCGAGAGACCGCGGTCCCGCGATCGATCGGTCCGGCTCGGCGTCCCGTTCGCGGTCGGTCTCGCGCTGGCGGTCGGCGTCGTCTTCGTCGCGCTCGCGGCGGGCCCCGGCGGGGTCGCGGCCGCCGGCCACGCGCCGGACGCGGCGACGGTCGGGCAGACCGAGTCCCCGCTCGACGGAGCGAACGGGACGGTCGAACTCGTGGTGCGGTTCGACCCGGTCGACGACCCCGCGGCGCTCGGCGCGACGGACGGGATTCCGGCGGCGGGCGCGAACGCCAGCGCGACCGTCGCGGACCTCCGCGACCACGCCGCGGCCGAGCGGGCGGCGTTCGAGTCGTTCGCCGCCTCCCGGCCCGGAATCAGCGTCGAGCGCGAGTTCTGGCTAGCGAACGCGCTGCTCGTCTCCGTCGACGCGGACCGGGTGACGGCGGCCGACCTGCGCGCGGTCGAGAACGTGACGCGGATCCACGAGAACGTCGCCGTCGAGCCGATCAAGTCGAGCGGTTCCGCCCAGATCGACGCGGACCCGGACGGTCGGGCCACGTCCGGACTGCGGCAGATCGGCGCGCCGACCGCGTGGGATCGGTTCGACACGCGGGGCGCGGGCGCGACCGTCGCGGTCGTCGACACCGGCGTCGATCCGGCCCATCGGGACGTCGACCTCGCTGGATGGGCGTCTTTCGACGGAAACGGGACGCTGGTGAGCGACGACATCGCGGACGCGAGCGACCCCGACGGCCACGGGACCCACGTCGCGGGGACGGTGACCGGCGGGAACGCCTCGGGGACGCACATCGGTGTCGCGCCCGCGGCGACCCTCTACGGGGTCGACGCGTTCGACGAGAACGGGAGCGCGACGTTCGCGGCGGTCGTCGCCGCGATGGAACACGCGACGACGACGGCCGACGCCGACGTACTCCAGTTGAGCCTCGGCGCGAACGGCACGTTCCCCGGGTTCGTCGGGCCGGTCAGAAACGCCCGGGCGACGGGCACGGTCGTCGTCGCCGCGGTCGGCAACGAGGGTGCGAACGCCTCCTCGTCGCCCGCCAACGCGTACGACGCGGTCGCCGTGGGCGCGGTCGACGCCGACCGGAACGTCCCGCCGTTTTCCGGCGGCGGGCGGATCGACTCGACGGCCGCGTTCTCCGCGCCCCCGGACGACTGGCCGGCGTCGTACGTCGTGCCCGACGTGAGCGCGCCCGGCGTCCGCGTCGCGAGCGCCGCGGCGGGCACCCGGAACGGCTACGTCTTCCGGCAGGGGACGAGCATGGCCGCACCGCACGTGAGCGGGGTCGCGGCGCTCGCCGTCGCCGCCACCGACGGCCGGGTCGCCGCCCCGACGGTCGAGGCCGCACTCGCCGACACCGCGGTCCACCCGACGAACGCGACGGCTCCCGACGCCCGCTACGGGCACGGCGTCGTCGACGCGCCCGCCGCCGTGGAAGCCGCCGTTGAGGCGACGCCGCCGCCGGTGGAGCCGACCGATTCGAACGAGACGGTCGAGGGAAGTGAGAACGGAACGGACGCGGGCGACGGGGACACCGACGGGCGAGCGCCCGGATTCGGGGCGGTTCCCGCGCTCGTCGCGGTCGTCGCCGTCGCGCTCGCGGGACGCCCTACTCGCCGAAATCGGTGA
- a CDS encoding FAD-dependent oxidoreductase produces MTNVAIVGGGPAGLSAGLFASKNGLDTVLFDTDGTWMHKAHLFNYLGVGSVGGSEFMATARQQVDDFGVDRHQGEKVTGVEDAGDGFTVTTEEGEYDADYVVLATGANRDLAESLGCEFDDDDTVSADLSTETSVDGVYATGAMARAEEWQAVISAGDGAAAALDILSNEKGEHYHDFDVPDTAASVFGDLIDDGE; encoded by the coding sequence ATGACAAACGTCGCAATCGTCGGCGGTGGACCCGCCGGGCTGAGCGCCGGACTGTTCGCGAGCAAGAACGGACTCGACACCGTCCTCTTCGACACGGACGGGACGTGGATGCACAAGGCACACCTGTTCAACTACCTCGGCGTCGGCTCGGTCGGCGGCAGCGAGTTCATGGCGACCGCCCGCCAGCAGGTCGACGACTTCGGCGTCGACCGCCACCAGGGCGAGAAGGTCACCGGCGTCGAGGACGCCGGCGACGGCTTCACCGTGACGACCGAGGAGGGCGAGTACGACGCCGACTACGTCGTCCTCGCGACGGGCGCGAACCGCGACCTCGCCGAGTCGCTCGGCTGCGAGTTCGACGACGACGACACCGTCAGCGCCGACCTCTCGACGGAGACCAGCGTCGACGGCGTCTACGCGACCGGCGCGATGGCCCGCGCCGAGGAGTGGCAGGCGGTCATCTCGGCGGGCGACGGTGCCGCGGCCGCGCTCGACATCCTCTCGAACGAGAAGGGCGAGCACTACCACGACTTCGACGTCCCGGACACCGCGGCCTCCGTGTTCGGCGACCTGATCGACGACGGCGAGTAA
- a CDS encoding DUF418 domain-containing protein: MTRDPGPTPPSERITSLDALRGFALLGILLINVWVFSMPEQTLLNPNVYADAAVYGDLSGANYWAWFAGHVFAQSKFITIFSALFGAGVLLFIESKEEKGQDAVRLHLRRTAVLIAVGLLHAYLLWYGDILVAYGLTGIFLLFVRDLDARQLAGLSGVFLLFLPAVELFAAVSIGGDAIAGQWLPSEAALRQQVATYRGGWLDQMSHRVGSSFQRQTTGFIGQNFWRVGGIMLLGMALYRWGVLTGERSTAFYRRLVAGGVVGVGIVVAGVAYIEANDWSAGAALFWRQFNYVGSLLVAGGYVGAVTLFVRWRGEGIVTRALAAVGRTAFTNYLLQTLIATTIFYGHGLGLFGSVTRVEQYGIVAAIWAVQIPLSVLWLRYFRFGPVEWVWRTLTYGEAQPMRLDG; this comes from the coding sequence GTGACTCGCGATCCAGGCCCGACGCCGCCCTCCGAACGGATCACCAGCCTCGACGCGCTCCGGGGGTTCGCGCTGCTCGGCATCCTCCTCATCAACGTCTGGGTGTTCTCGATGCCCGAGCAGACGCTGCTGAACCCCAACGTGTACGCCGACGCCGCCGTCTACGGTGACCTCTCCGGGGCGAACTACTGGGCGTGGTTCGCCGGACACGTGTTTGCGCAGTCGAAGTTCATCACGATATTCTCGGCGCTGTTCGGCGCGGGGGTTCTGCTGTTCATCGAGAGCAAAGAGGAGAAGGGGCAAGACGCCGTCCGCCTCCACCTCCGCCGGACCGCGGTGCTGATCGCGGTCGGCCTGCTCCACGCGTACCTGCTGTGGTACGGCGACATCCTCGTCGCGTACGGGCTCACCGGGATCTTCCTGCTTTTCGTCCGCGACCTCGACGCCCGACAGCTCGCCGGACTGAGTGGGGTGTTCCTGCTTTTCCTCCCGGCGGTCGAACTGTTCGCCGCGGTGTCGATCGGGGGCGACGCGATCGCCGGCCAGTGGCTGCCCTCCGAGGCCGCGCTGCGCCAGCAGGTGGCGACCTACCGCGGCGGCTGGCTCGACCAGATGAGCCACCGCGTCGGCTCGTCGTTCCAGCGACAGACCACCGGGTTCATCGGCCAGAACTTCTGGCGGGTCGGCGGCATCATGCTGCTCGGGATGGCGCTGTACCGGTGGGGCGTGCTGACCGGCGAGCGCTCGACTGCGTTCTACCGCCGGCTCGTCGCGGGCGGCGTCGTCGGCGTCGGCATCGTCGTCGCGGGCGTCGCGTACATCGAGGCCAACGACTGGAGCGCCGGCGCGGCGCTGTTCTGGCGGCAGTTCAACTACGTCGGGAGTCTGCTCGTCGCCGGGGGCTACGTCGGGGCCGTCACCCTGTTCGTCAGGTGGCGCGGCGAGGGGATCGTCACCCGCGCGCTCGCCGCCGTCGGTCGGACCGCGTTCACCAACTACCTGCTCCAGACCCTGATCGCCACCACGATCTTCTACGGCCACGGCCTCGGCCTGTTCGGCTCCGTCACCCGCGTCGAGCAGTACGGGATCGTCGCCGCGATCTGGGCGGTCCAGATACCGCTGTCGGTGCTGTGGCTGCGGTACTTCCGGTTCGGTCCCGTCGAGTGGGTCTGGCGGACCCTCACCTACGGGGAGGCGCAGCCGATGCGGCTCGACGGGTGA